In the Drosophila teissieri strain GT53w chromosome 3R, Prin_Dtei_1.1, whole genome shotgun sequence genome, AAATGATTCTACTTTAATATATtagaaaaaaaactttttaaattaacattcatttaatattttactcAGATGTCGTAAGATTTCGAGTTTGTCTGCAACTTTGactataaattcatttttaagaAGTAGCTTTCACATATTATATGAGATAACTTTATAACttataactttttaatttggatTTGATGTAACctaattaacaattttaaatacatCACTCATTGAAAAAATTATTGCAGTGTTGTGTGTGTCTCTGTTTCATTAGCTTGTCATAACTTAGAAATTGAGTGATAAGCTCGATTGCGTGCCGTTAGGTCAATAACTTGCAATGACTTATATAATCAGTATGTTCATCTCGTTACGATCTACATACATAGGTCACTGGAGCTGGTCATGGACTGGGTCGTGCCATATCCTTGGAACTGGCAAGGAAAGGCTGTCACATCGCCGTGGTGGACATCAATGTCTCCGGAGCGGAAAGCACTGTTAAGCAAATCCAAGATATCTACGGGGTTCGCGCAAAGGCCTACAAGGTACGTTTTTTATAtgcttatatattatatatatcccagaagtatttataaatgctCTATAATTGCCAACAATTATTTCATTAGCCACAAGTAATTACCAGttaattcaaatgcaaatttcctAGGCTAATGTCACCAGTTACGGCGAACTGGTTGAGCTGAACACCAAAGTGGTTGAGGATCTGGGTCCAGTGACTGTCCTAGTCAATAATGCAGGTCTCATGCTGCATCGCAACATGATAAATCCGGATCCAGTCGATGTGCAACTTATGATCGATGTTAACCTTACGTCGCACTTCTGGGTGAGTTGTCAACAAACAAGTTTTCTTAATTAGGTAATTGAAATActataaatactttttctaTATTCTACTCAATAAAACTCTAACATACTCTCTGTATATAATTAATACTACTCAATAGAACTCTATCATACTCTATGTATATAATCAATACTACTCAATAGAACTCTACTCTATGTATATAATCAATACTACTCAATAGAACTCTATTATACTCTAtgcatataattaataaatttactATCTTTCCCTTAGACCAAGTTGGTTTTCCTGCCCAAAATGAAGGTACTGCGCAGAGGCTTCATAGTTACAATCAGTTCATTGGCAGGTGCGCAACTTACCATCAAATATCTATATTCCAGGGTATATGACACATCCGATTGTGCACTCGTTTCAGGTGTCTTCCCATTGCCCTACAGTACGAGTTACACTGCCACCAAGGCGGGCACCCTGGCCCACATGAGGGCCCTGCGCATGGAGATGGCTCTGGAGAACCAGAAGGACATCCATGTGACCACCGTGCTGCCCACCTTCCTGCGCACCAACAGTGAGATAACGCAGCTGACGGACTCTATGGGAATCGACGCACTATATCCTCTGGTCACCGGTGAGGAGGCGGCCCATCGAATCGTGGCCGGCATGTTGAGGGGTGAGGCGGAGATCACCTTGCCGGGATTGGCATCCCTGCTCTATCGACTGATTCATATTTTCCCGGCTGACTGGCAAGATCGAATGATTCTGATGTGCAGCAGCAGACGATTTAAGCAGCTGCGAGATGAGCGCTCCTGATGAGGATTCGTCGGCGGGGTGGAGGTGGATAAATATATAGTCCGGTTACGGAAAAATAAGGAATACATGCTCTACTACACCGGGGGGCTTACAGGTGGCGGCGCTGCTTAAAAGCGTTCCATTAAAATCCGATTAAAGACACTTTCTGCGGCCGACTGGTCACGGACAACTGGCCACAGGCTCCGCCGGCTCCACGGGCTCCACGGGCTCCAGTCATgtgtatttcatttaatttcagcCAGCATTGCTTTAATTTTTCCAGCTCCGTCTGGCTGGCGGAGCCTGCATTTGTCAGTTGGCAGGGGCggcggaaaagggggcggagTGCCATCAACTTTTCAGCACTCCCACTTTTCGGCCCCTCGTGCTGAATCTCATTATGCAACTTTTATGGGGTCATTGAGGCTGtgtgatttatatattttgcaaaattacaaaaaatataacaccTCGTGAAAGGTGGAGAAAAACTACAGGGCTTTAGGCGCTTTCCACTAAAATATTCAGGGTTTTCAGAGCAATGCGGTGCAGAGTGGTGCATATGCAAGCGTTTTTTGCCACTTCAAACGAAATTGTTGTCTAATAGGGTCGAGTGAGATCCATTAGGAGAGAGTGGCTTGACAGATTGTATTCTGGTTAAAACGAATCCTTGCGCACAAAAAACGAGAAACGGGCTAAGAAAACGTAGTCTTTTTGTTCGCCTCGCAGTTCCTCTTTTGTTCCTTTATCTTTATGCTGGCGAAATTAATGCAACACATTAAGAGAAATATTGCAACAGTGCTGGTGGCGCGGCGGCAGACGaggaattttccatttttcttattttcctcAACGCGAgcttttcacacacacacacaaacacagcaGCACAAATTTACTGTATATACGTAggtatgtatgtgtgcagCATGAATTTCTTGCATATTTCCACGTTTTCCCTCATCTTTGGCTTCGTCCTGgcgcttttattttatttatgctatCACTGCAACCTGATATGCTTTAGCCGCACACATACGCACTGCAGGATACTGCATTTATGTGGAATTCCTTTCGTGCTGCAACTGGCTTTTCTTTCTGCGCCCAGGACATATGCATGGCAACTTTAGtgaaattaagaaaaatataaaaagacaTTCCGGCAGTAGGAGTaaaagtagcagcagcagcagcagcagcagcagcagcagaaagaaACGCTttaggaaaatgaaaaaataatgcagccaaatgcaaaaataacatCGGAAAATGAGTAAAAGTCCCAGGGACCTGCCACTTGGCTTTTCCGGCAAGTAAGAAGTAACTAGAGAAAATATTATGTCAGCAAATCAAATCGATTGTGTGGGAAAGCATTAGTGGAGCACTCAGCCAAAGGGCTCCCAATCGCAGTCTCCCCTCAGCTTTCCCCTTAATTCCCAATTAAAAAGCCGTTAATGATGCGTTGCAACATTACAAGTTGCAACCCCAAGGGGCACAGACGTGTCGCCTGTAACGCCTCAATGGCGTCCTGATTGAAAACTCCAATGTGGCACTGGCACTCGGTTCCGCCCCCGATATTCCACTTCCAATTTGGATTGGGATTCGTATTCGGATTGGGATGCTGGTTTATTGTTTGTCTTCGCCACTGACGAGCACTTTTTAATTTCGATGGCTTGTCGGCGGACAAACGAGGCATTTCCGCGTGTGATTATCGAGATCCATGGGGATACACTCGCATCTACATATGGATATGGGAACTTGGCTGCCGTCTTGCGCTTAATTATGAGCTGCGAGTGAAGTGCGTGGGAAATCGGAAAGAGTTCCTGTCCCGGAGAGAAGCAGTTGTTATTATGTGGCACCTGTGGCCCCTTGTATCCATTCACATGCCGATTTACAGGCACCCGTAATCCCATGGACATTTCAGACTTGGGCAATCGAGCAGTCACATTGGTGAGCAGTCCATCAGCTGCGTACTCgcgaaatgaatttaatgaaGAGTTGTATGTCCGTGTCAGGTTGCTCacaaaatttcatttgccgcGTTGCATGCAcactcgcattcgcattcgcatttgcatttccatttcacacATCCGGATCCGTATTCGGATCCCATTTTCGCTAACCTTGCTGCGCAAAATGACGACTTTTGACTGTCGGGCGtccaaaactaattaaaatgctgaCCAGGCCAGCAGTTCCACGTTCCACGGCCATTGCCATGGCTAATGCGAATGTAACTAATTTTGATGGTCCATTGATTTTGGgtgcaccaaaaaaaaagccaacaaaatgtcaaataaattaaagaagTTATACCTACTAGCTTATTTAGTATGTTGTAATGGTAATATGTTAGCATTTAAAAAGTTACCACATGTATCCACATGTATTTTGTGTACTTCCCTgccatttttcgcagtgcatgCAAAGGACTAGCCTCCTTGTTTACGAGAATTTCACAGACCTGCTCCTGCCGCGAATTGCAATAGGATACGGTGTGCCTGGGGTGCATAAATCACATGTTTAACTAATTAAACGATACAGTAAATAACGGTCTATGGCCGGTCAGGGGTTTAATGAGTAGACAAAATGCCACCGTAAATGCGAACTTGAAACGCCCACGAGAGCAGCGATCGTAAAAactccccattccccattttccatttcccattccccattcagAGATGCCCCCTATGCGAAGAAGtaatcataaaaattgcatattaaaattCATTCGGGGGGCGTGCACTGCCTCGGTTTTCCTTTTTAGTATACTTCttggatttgatttttttattgtgcgacgcctttaaaatgtttataaatacaGTCAATTTGCTGTCAACTTTTGAACTTGCCACATGTGTTCGGCTTCGGTTTTCGAGCTGTAAAATGTCAAGGGGTCAGCGGCAACGACAACGGCTCAGCTCATTACAATGCAAACGACTAACTCGAATATGAACTAGAGTGAGTGAGTGACACTCactccatccatccatccagcgAGGCACCACAAATCGGTTTCAAATCGAATTATgctaaaacacacacatatcgCCGCGATAGCGACTACTCCGGCATGCATGTCAACGCAATCATTTGACATTTTGACAGGACATCGCGGGGAATGAGCCGGGGGACTTGTGATTCTGGATTCGGAATTCTGGATTTTGGGATCAGGGAGCCTGGGTGCGGCAGGATAGTTCAAGTTGAATGTCGCGCCTGCGCGGCTCAAGTTACAAATTAAACAGCCACGACGGCgggattttccatttctcttCTTTGgctaaacaaaatcaaattaccGCCTGACAAATTTACTTGTTGACTGCGATGAGTGGGTGCGGTGAATAAGTTGTGGGCTAAACACCTACAACACAGGAAAATTGccgtttttccgcttttctttGGAGATCTTTTGACTTCTTGCCAAGCGAAAATTACAATGGCTATTCATCTTTCCCTATTGCTTTCTAGGGTATAAGAAATATCTTGCcattttaaattagttaatGAAATCATTTCAATAGAGATATTATAATTGAACATTAACTTTAAACTATAGTTTACAGTATCTtagtattttataatatttagttAGAAATTTCCTCGAAAAGATAATGATTCTATTTTGACAGACAATCACAGCACAACCTCAACCTCAACCCTTTCCCTTgctgctttatttatttatttaaagacaGTCCCGAATCCAAAGCGCACACATGATGTCTGTGATtggaaataaacaaagcaaTAACCATTCCGTATAGTTTCCACAACAGGAATTACCCCAGATATGTTCTATGTTCTATGGTCTGCAGTCTGTAGTTTGTAGCCTGTAGTTTATAGTGGCATCCCAAAATGCGACCCATTGCCACATCAGCGGCTCACTTGATGGAGAATGTGGAGTAAATAAACGCGACCATTTGCAGCATTGTCAAGTGGAAAATCATTGACAAATTTTTGAACCCAGCCGCCATACATATAGTACCCTCAACGTGAACAAATACACGAGTGTATatgtttacatatatatgcatatatttatttatcctCGAACCGGAGAGCGGAAAGCATAAAgttaaaaatttcattaacaAATCGACACAGCAGCGCCTCATTACTTggcaacaaataaattttattaagtACGCCCGGTTTTATTTACGATGCTTTACGATTTTTCATTAAAGCCATTTGCTGGCTGGCATGCCGCATAATTTCCACCCGCTAAAGTTGACCAAACCAAACATTCGGTATTCAGTATTCGGCATTCGCCACTCGCCATTCGAGTGTATCCATTAATGTTGCGGCTTATTTGTTGCACTGCGCCAAAGGAGTATTACAATCTGATCGAAATAATGTTTGCACATGCACGGCACAGGGCAAGGGTCAttcaagctgctgctgctgctgcttctgctgctgcttctgctgctgcttctgctgctgctaattAATTGGCTGGTTTTCCGATCAGCAATTTTCCACAAGCTCAACACAAATTGCCGGCGCGGGGTGGTGATTCACGGCACTCgcacatttaattgaaatcgaatCCGAATCTTGGGCCAGACAAATCATAAATTGGACGACAGCAGCGCTGCCCACGCACAAGAAAAATTACCTTAAATCTGGGAAAATTGATAATCACCAGCGGAAATGGCCGAGTGTTTTCCCCAGAAACGTCGCCGCGCGTCATCGCCACTCATAAAAACATCAACTCGCATTGGCATCAGGTCTATAGGTCTTGGCCAGAAACGCGACTGGGATGCACTCAAAACAATTATCAAAAATCTAC is a window encoding:
- the LOC122621363 gene encoding estradiol 17-beta-dehydrogenase 11; amino-acid sequence: MSEALRTTWVKLQAFVALVGFAAITPLLILVALLSRLIANLCCCSAPKCIEGEVAVVTGAGHGLGRAISLELARKGCHIAVVDINVSGAESTVKQIQDIYGVRAKAYKANVTSYGELVELNTKVVEDLGPVTVLVNNAGLMLHRNMINPDPVDVQLMIDVNLTSHFWTKLVFLPKMKVLRRGFIVTISSLAGVFPLPYSTSYTATKAGTLAHMRALRMEMALENQKDIHVTTVLPTFLRTNSEITQLTDSMGIDALYPLVTGEEAAHRIVAGMLRGEAEITLPGLASLLYRLIHIFPADWQDRMILMCSSRRFKQLRDERS